A genomic window from Vitis riparia cultivar Riparia Gloire de Montpellier isolate 1030 chromosome 18, EGFV_Vit.rip_1.0, whole genome shotgun sequence includes:
- the LOC117906007 gene encoding succinate dehydrogenase assembly factor 1, mitochondrial → MGASSGPRFSGMQKQVLGLYRGFLRAARSKSPEDRRQIESFVSAEFRRNSKLVDRKNFLYIEYLLRRGKKQLEQLNSPATLGLSSLNLSFSENQKP, encoded by the coding sequence ATGGGAGCATCCAGTGGGCCAAGGTTTTCTGGAATGCAGAAGCAAGTTCTGGGGCTATATAGAGGATTCTTACGGGCAGCACGTTCTAAATCTCCTGAAGATCGGCGACAAATTGAATCATTTGTTTCAGCTGAATTCCGCCGCAATTCTAAGCTTGTTGATCGGAAGAATTTTCTTTACATTGAATATTTGCTTCGCCGAGGTAAAAAACAGCTTGAACAACTTAACAGCCCAGCCACTCTTGGATTGTCATCCTTGAATTTGAGTTTCTCTGAGAACCAAAAACCTTAA
- the LOC117905792 gene encoding valencene synthase-like: MQIARGHKEQQAEDLKEEVRRGLMAAADIFNKFKDEKGGFQESLINDVRGILGLYEATHLRVHEEGLLDEALVFTNTHLESVVEHLEYPLAEQVTHSLKQPIRKGSYRLEARLFISIYQHEASHDKALLKLAKLDFNLVQSLH; encoded by the exons ATGCAGATAGCCCGTGGCCATAAAGAGCAGCAGGCTGAAGATCTGAAAGAGGAAGTGAGAAGAGGGCTAATGGCTGCTGCTG ATATATTCAACAAGTTCAAGGATGAAAAAGGGGGCTTCCAGGAATCTTTGATCAATGATGTGAGAGGCATACTAGGGTTGTATGAAGCCACACATCTCCGAGTGCATGAAGAAGGATTACTTGATGAAGCACTCGTCTTTACCAACACTCACCTTGAGTCGGTCGTAGAACATTTAGAATATCCTCTTGCAGAACAAGTTACTCATTCCCTGAAGCAGCCCATTAGGAAAGGTTCGTACAGACTAGAAGCGAGGTTGTTTATATCCATCTACCAACATGAAGCTTCGCATGATAAAGCTTTGCTGAAGCTGGCGAAGTTAGACTTCAACCTGGTGCAGTCACTGCACTAG